In Theileria parva strain Muguga chromosome 4 map unlocalized ctg_529, whole genome shotgun sequence, one DNA window encodes the following:
- the RPS9B gene encoding ribosomal protein S4: protein MVGSYRNYSRTSRNPKRPFEKERLDQELKLIGEYGLKNKREVWRVQYVLSKIRSAARYLLTLDPKDNKRLFQGEALLRRMVRYGLMNENEQKLDFVLGLTLSKLMERRLQTKVFKLGLAKSIHHARCLIRQRHICVHRQLVDIPSFLVRVDSEKHIELALTSPYAGARPGRVRRKTLRLQKGGEQSEE, encoded by the exons ATGGTTGGAAGCTATAGGAATTATAGTAGGACCTCTAGAAATCCCAAAAGACCCTTTGAAAAA gAAAGGTTGGATCAAGAACTGAAATTGATCGGTGAGTATGGTTTAAAGAACAAGCGTGAAGTCTGGAGAGTACAATACGTACTTTCAAAAATCAGATCAGCAGCACGTTACCTACTAACTCTTGATCCAAAAGATAACAAACGTCTTTTTCAAG GTGAAGCTCTGTTGAGACGTATGGTGAGATATGGGTTAATGAATGAAAATGAACAAAAGTTGGATTTCGTGTTGGGACTAACACTCTCAAAGCTGATGGAGAGAAGGTTGCAAACTAAGGTGTTTAAGCTGGGTCTGGCCAAGTCAATTCACCACGCACGTTGTTTAATCAGGCAACGCCACATCTGCGTTCATAGGCAATTGGTGGATATTCCATCATTCCTTGTCAGAGTTGATTCTGAGAAGCACATTGAACTGGCATTAACATCGCCGTACGCTGGAGCAAGACCCGGAAGAGTTAGGAGGAAAACACTAAGATTACAAAAAGGAGGTGAACAATCAGAAGAGTGA
- the SPT16 gene encoding FACT complex subunit (SPT16/CDC68) family protein has product MPESKGSVSINFEEVALKLNRLLSIFKRQEDEKIDLLFVCTGKSQSESNSTTSELLQLWLTGFQFPETLIVFTSDGRLSILTSPKKGQYLEPLVKHYEKVKFYHRVPGQNDEPSLNKIFASFNGVIGVVNDPKPLGDFSDFCLDYVKDFARRDVSIDVSTIMAVRTTLDLEIQKQSAQLSCSVMKSLLINQIEEVLDSESKKTHSSIVAQALNIQKDPKFLEKMEKKFNMRGGDMEVIYGNVQSGSNYLLSIGAKPTDDDLSHDPGTIIVSVCSKYTEMCSCLTRTLILDGTQYMKDVYKLALKVFEYSLTVLKPGVTFGSVYSNVYDFVAKEKQGHEDYLTKSLGHTIGLEFKDSNFLITSDNTNLIRDNMVFHLSVGFLEIHEGKKFAVWIGDTVHVSTTAGVTVLTSFVSKGLENVSYELEEEEEEEEEKDEDEKEKKPVVSSQILKDAETVILKERLRNRGGVSKEEMESLLAHQKKLRELKIEEITRRVKDGSGLAGDSKQKQVVKMDKIKVFQSPDYFSNELTPNKIFVDWRNEVVMLPVNGYHLPFSVMMIKNVTCNPENNNLYMLRINFQVPGSHTYTAKTDQNPLPDLQQENSIFIKEVLYKSKDVKHLQNVFKSLKELIKQMKQRENDDMGLTLADQEKLNLNRTGKRIVLKDLMIRPSVHGSRRVLGFLEAHHNGLRYLVNSRDRVDNVDISYANVRHAIFQPCQRELIVLLHFHLKSPILVGKKKTLDVQFFSEVGTQIDDLDNRRGRSYNDPDETLEEMRERELKRKFNTDFKQFVSQLKEVTTMKVDLPIRELMFTGVPLKSNVELLPTVNCLVHLVEWPPFVLPLSDIEIVSLERVQHGLRNFDIVFVNKDYSKPIKRVDLVPIEYLDTIKRWLNELDIVWYEGKNNLQWTNILKTILEDTEAFVESGGFDGFLGEGDDEEETGEEEDDEDEEYKDEETDEEEEDSEEDYSESLADEDEEDEEEYEDEEDEGLSWDELEERAKKADAGRVYDDRKAKRRK; this is encoded by the exons ATGCCAGAGAGTAAGGGTTCAGTGTCAATAAACTTTGAGGAGGTTGCTCTTAAGCTGAATAGACTTCTGAGCATCTTCAAAAGACAAGAAGATGAAAAAATCGACTTATTATTCGTGTGCACTGGAAAATCGCAGTCTGAATCGAATTCTACAACTTCAGAACTTTTAca GTTATGGTTGACGGGGTTTCAATTCCCAGAAACCTTAATAGTTTTCACATCTGATGGAAGACTTTCAATCCTGACTTCCCCTAAAAAAG GGCAATATTTGGAACCTTTGGTTAAACATTACGAAAAGGTTAAATTCTACCACAGAGTACCAGGCCAAAATGACGAACCTtcactaaataaaatttttgcGTCATTTAAC GGCGTAATTGGAGTGGTAAATGACCCGAAGCCCTTGGGTGACTTTTCAGACTTCTGCCTTGACTACGTAAAGGATTTTGCACGCAGAGATGTCTCAATTGATGTCTCAACAATCATGGCAGTGAGAACAACACTTGACCTG GAAATCCAAAAGCAGTCAGCACAACTATCATGTAGTGTGATGAAAAGCTTACTAATAAACCAAATTGAAGAAGTGTTGGATTCAGAGTCGAAGAAAACACATTCGTCCATAGTAGCACAAGCCCTAAACATACAAAAAGATCCGAAGTTTCTGGAAAAAATGGAAAAAAAGTTCAAC ATGAGGGGTGGTGATATGGAAGTGATATACGGGAATGTGCAGAGTGGAAGTAATTATTTGCTTTCAATTGGAGCTAAACCGACTGATGATGATCTTTCCCACGACCCAGGCACAATTATCGTCTCAGTGTGTTCAAAATACACCGAAATGTGCTCATGCCTAACCAGAACATTAATACTCGATGGAACACAA tatATGAAAGATGTGTATAAGTTGGCCTTGAAAGTTTTCGAGTATTCACTTACAGTATTGAAACCAGGAGTGACTTTCGGCTCAGTTTACTCCAACGTCTACGACTTTGTCGCGAAGGAGAAACAGGGTCATGAAGACTATTTAACAAAGTCACTTGGTCACACTATTGGGCTTGAATTCAAAGACTCCAACTTCCTCATCACCTCCGATAACACAAA CTTGATACGGGATAATATGGTGTTTCATTTGAGTGTTGGATTTCTGGAGATACACGAAGGGAAGAAATTTGCCGTATGGATTGGAGACACAGTCCACGTGTCGACCACAGCAGGAGTCACAGTACTAACCTCGTTTGTAAGCAAGGGGTTGGAAAACGTTTCCTACGAATTAGAAGAAGAGGAGGAAGAGGAGGAAGAGaaagatgaagatgaaaagGAGAAAAAACCAGTCGTATCCTCACAAATACTCAAAGACGCTGAGACTGTGATACTAAAGGagag GTTGAGAAATAGAGGTGGAGTAAGCAAGGAGGAGATGGAGAGTTTATTGGCACACCAGAAGAAGTTAAGAGAGCTTAAGATTGAAGAGATAACAAGGCGAGTGAAAGATGGTTCAGGCCTTGCAGGTGACTCGAAACAAAAACAAGTCGTTAAAATGGACAAAATCAAAGTCTTTCAAAGTCCCGATTACTTCTCAAATGAACTAACACCCAACAAA ATATTCGTTGATTGGAGAAATGAAGTAGTCATGTTGCCAGTGAATGGGTATCACTTGCCATTTTCAGTCATGATGATCAAGAATGTGACGTGCAATCCTGAGAATAATAACCTCTACATGCTGAGAATTAACTTTCAGGTCCCAGGATCACACACATATACAGCAAAAACTGATCAAAACCCTCTACCAGATCTACAACAAGAAAACTCAATATTCATTAAAGAAGTGTTATACAAATCCAAAGATGTCAAGCATTTACAAA ATGTGTTTAAGAGTTTGAAAGAACTGATTAAGCAGATGAAACAGAGAGAAAACGATGATATGGGCTTAACATTGGCAGACCAAGAGAAGTTGAACTTGAATAGAACAGGAAAGAGGATAGTTCTGAAGGACCTCATGATCAGACCATCAGTACACGGCTCAAGACGTGTCCTGGGATTTCTAGAAGCACATCACAATGGATTAAG GTACTTGGTGAATTCTAGAGATAGAGTTGATAACGTTGACATATCCTATGCCAATGTACGCCATGCAATATTCCAGCCGTGTCAAAGAGAACTGATAGTACTCTTACATTTCCACTTAAAGTCGCCAATTCTAGTGGGGAAGAAGAAGACGTTGGACGTACAGTTCTTCTCAGAAGTCGGAACTCAAATAGATGACCTGGATAACAGAAGAGGAAGATCGTACAACGACCCAGATGAAACGCTGGAGGAAATGAGAGAAAGGGAACTTAAAAGAAAGTTTAACACCGATTTCAAACAATTCGTGTCACAACTAAAGGAAGTCACCACAATGAAAGTTGATTTACCAATAAG ggAGTTGATGTTTACTGGAGTACCACTGAAATCTAATGTGGAACTGCTACCAACAGTGAACTGTTTAGTACACCTGGTGGAGTGGCCACCATTTGTTTTACCACTCAGTGACATTGAAATTGTGTCACTTGAAAGAGTACAACACGGATTGAGAAATTTTGACATCGTATTCGTCAACAAGGATTACTCAAAACCAATTAAAAGAGTTGATTTAGTCCCAATAGAATACCTAGATACAataaag AGATGGCTGAATGAGTTGGATATTGTGTGGTATGAAGGAAAGAATAACCTCCAGTGGACTAATATACTGAAAACAATACTAGAGGATACAGAGGCGTTTGTAGAGAGCGGAGGCTTTGACGGTTTCCTCGGAGAAGGGGATGACGAGGAGGAAACGGGAGAGGAGGAAGACGATGAGGACGAGGAGTATAAAGATGAGGAAACTGATGAAGAGGAGGAAGATAGCGAGGAAGATTACAGTGAGTCATTAGCTGATGAAGATGAGGAAGATGAGGAGGAATATGAAGACGAAGAAGATGAAGGTCTTTCATGGGATGAATTGGAAGAAAGAGCCAAAAAAGCCGATGCAGGCAGAGTCTACGATGATAGAAAAGCTAAACGTAGAAAGTGA
- the SRSF1 gene encoding RNA recognition motif family protein (or RNP domain; RBD; RRM), whose protein sequence is MGMDDLSRIYIGNLPEDCSQRELEEEFEKFGRIIYCELKKSYSGSPFAFIEFSDSRDARDAIRDKDGYEFHGKKLRVELPFRYKDEPRRPSGRRYRTTRRGKYVLEVTGLPPSGSWQDLKDHMRDAGECGHADVFRGGVGEITFFSRSDMDYAIERFDGSTFRSHEGEKSRISVREKSRRRRTRSYSRDRGRSYSRNNRRSRSYSRSRTRSRSRTRDRSRDRSRSRDRNRDRTSSRSYSRDKSDSRSRDKTVSRSRS, encoded by the exons atggGAATGGACGACTTATCTCGTATTTACATCGGGAACTTGCCCGAGGATTGCTCGCAGCGTGAGCTTGAGGAGGAATTTGAGAAATTTGGACGCATCATATACTGTGAATTAAAGAAGTCTTACTCTGGGTCTCCGTTTGCCTTTATTGAGTTCAGTGATTCGAGGGACGCCAGAGATGCTATTAGGGACAAAGACGGTTACGAGTTTCACGGCAAGAAGCTTCGAGTTGAGCTTCCTTTCCGCTACAAAGATGAACCTAGAAGGCCTTCAGGCAGACGTTATCGCACAACTAGACGTGGTAAATATGTTCTCGAG GTGACTGGATTACCGCCAAGTGGGAGCTGGCAGGATTTAAAGGATCATATGCGTGACGCTGGAGAGTGTGGTCACGCTGACGTGTTTAGAGGAGGTGTTGGTGAAATCACTTTCTTTTCCAGGAGCGATATGGATTATGCTATTGAAAGGTTCGATGGTTCCACGTTTAGATCCCATGAAG gGGAGAAGAGTAGAATAAGTGTGAGGGAGAAGAGTAGGAGGAGGAGAACGAGATCATATAGTCGTGATAGAGGGAGATCATATAGCAGGAATAATCGTAGATCAAGGTCATATAGTCGCAGTAGGACCAGAAGTAGGAGTAGAACCAGGGACAGGAGTAGGGATAGAAGTAGAAGTCGTGATAGGAATAGAGATCGTACATCATCAAGATCGTATTCCAGAGATAAATCCGACTCTAGGTCTAGAGATAAAACTGTCTCTAGATCCAGATCATAA
- the psmB1 gene encoding Proteasome subunit beta type-1 gives MNRPEERFNPYVNNGGTVIAATWNNYAVIAADTRLSQRYLIHTRFSTKLFKLTDKCILGTSGMQADMLALQSVLERQIELYRYTHNREPTFNAIAQLLSTVLYGRRFFPYYTFNILCGIDEQGKGVVCGYDAVGNYNYEKYTAQGTSSSLVISVLDNLLNGNNQKVKPEVNSLEDLVNLVKNAMVSAVERDICTGDSAELVICDGVVMEPVHMDLRID, from the exons atgaacCGTCCGGAGGAAAGATTTAACCCATACGTAAACAATGGAGG AACGGTCATTGCCGCCACGTGGAACAACTACGCAGTCATCGCCGCCGACACAAGACTCTCCCAGAGATACTTGATACATACCAGATTCTCAACCAAACTATTCAAACT AACTGATAAGTGTATTTTGGGAACATCAGGAATGCAAGCAGATATGCTCGCGCTACAATCAGTACTAGAA AGGCAGATAGAGTTGTATCGATACACTCATAACAGAGAACCCACATTTAACGCTATTGCTCAATTACTCTCAACTGTTTTGTATGGAAGACGTTTCTTCCCCTATTACACCTTCAATATTCTGTGCGGGATAGACGAACAAG ggAAGGGAGTCGTGTGTGGGTATGACGCAGTTggaaattataattatgaaaaGTATACAGCTCAGGGCACAAGTTCGTCACTGGTGATATCAGTCCTGGAcaatttg tTGAATGGAAATAATCAGAAAGTTAAGCCGGAAGTTAACTCACTAGAGGATCTTGTGAATTTGGTTAAAAACGCCATGGTTTCAGCAGTAGAAAGAGATATTTGCACAG GAGATTCTGCTGAGTTGGTTATCTGCGATGGAGTTGTAATGGAGCCAGTTCACATGGATTTAAGAATTGATTAA
- the CYCU4-2 gene encoding uncharacterized protein codes for MDCAVRAVSDDFIRALGVVLTKIVSDVVPEYGSLSCFNSINAPPISDYLVRIARYVNCSNECFVLALVYIDRIMKMHKFSVSVLNIHRLLITSVMLAAKFSDDVYYSNSFYAQVGGIKVAEMNILEAQFLMLIKYQLFVSAKDYENCRKGVESSSNKIYTIPLLSQNNTHKNTNNTFNNNKPKYSNDNRTYNSSDRLYNSSDRLFNSNDNRVYNSNDRVFNSTNSYDSENRVFNSGNSGYNGNPIPNTSTYTGKVYNNSLFNGLKGYGSGYTNVKSLYDDLYSKLQLNKDNGRYNTADNKGKAYNPHSYYNTVGQNYNTLNYTLKQNNINQNTTNHNTLNQNTIHNTMNNTIRHNTLNKPVYNTINHNTVNHNTIAHNTNTHNTLRSTLGHVKSESLNVHGAGFNEYSGYDHGSTFKNDDEYLITSEKLSLSSYIYYYGEDGFARTESTLTVSTSASDTQEVPDEAALRDRESFRTKFDECEAFVNALESRFNDTLQRKCSTHLGPVHQLALINLKNDW; via the coding sequence ATGGACTGTGCAGTACGTGCTGTGAGTGACGATTTCATTCGTGCACTTGGTGTGGTATTGACGAAGATAGTGTCTGACGTCGTGCCTGAGTATGGTTCCCTAAGTTGCTTCAACTCCATCAACGCTCCCCCGATCTCCGATTACCTCGTCCGAATTGCAAGGTACGTCAACTGCAGTAATGAGTGCTTCGTGCTCGCGCTGGTTTACATTGACAGAATCATGAAGATGCACAAGTTCTCAGTCTCAGTGCTCAACATCCACAGGCTCCTCATCACCTCAGTGATGCTTGCAGCCAAGTTCAGCGACGACGTGTACTACTCCAACAGCTTCTACGCCCAGGTTGGTGGTATTAAGGTGGCCGAAATGAACATCCTGGAGGCCCAGTTCCTCATGCTCATCAAGTATCAGCTGTTTGTAAGCGCCAAGGACTATGAAAACTGCCGTAAAGGCGTAGAATCATCGTCCAACAAGATTTATACCATTCCATTACTAAGCCAAAATAATACCCATAAAAATACCAATAACACTTTCAACAACAATAAACCCAAGTACTCAAATGACAACAGAACCTACAACTCTAGTGACAGACTGTACAATTCAAGTGACAGACTATTTAATTCAAATGACAACAGAGTCTACAACTCAAATGACAGAGTGTTTAATTCAACTAACTCGTACGATTCTGAGAATAGGGTATTTAACTCGGGTAATAGTGGGTATAATGGTAATCCTATCCCTAATACTAGCACATATACCGgtaaagtgtataataactCCTTGTTTAATGGACTTAAGGGATACGGTAGCGGATACACTAATGTCAAGAGTTTGTATGATGATTTATACTCCAAGTTACAGCTGAATAAGGACAATGGCAGGTACAACACAGCAGATAACAAAGGAAAGGCCTATAACCCGCACAGCTATTATAACACAGTTGGCCAAAACTATAATACACTCAACTACACACTTAAGCAGAACAACATTAACCAGAATACAACGAATCATAACACACTGAACCAGAATACAATTCACAACACAATGAATAACACAATTCGCCATAACACGCTCAACAAACCAGTTTACAACACGATCAATCATAACACAGTGAACCATAACACGATTGCGCATAACACGAATACCCATAACACACTTAGGAGCACACTAGGCCACGTTAAGTCAGAGTCACTTAACGTACATGGCGCTGGATTTAACGAATATTCTGGGTACGATCACGGTAGTACATTCAAGAACGACGACGAGTACTTGATAACAAGTGAGAAGCTGAGCTTGTCAAGCTACATCTACTACTACGGAGAAGACGGCTTTGCAAGGACTGAGTCGACGTTGACAGTGTCGACTTCAGCATCTGACACGCAAGAAGTACCAGACGAGGCCGCATTGCGAGATCGAGAATCGTTCAGAACCAAGTTCGATGAGTGCGAAGCGTTTGTTAACGCCCTCGAAAGCAGGTTCAATGACACTCTCCAGAGAAAATGCTCAACACACCTAGGACCTGTACATCAACTCGCCCTTATCAATCTCAAGAATGATTGGTAA
- the VAP gene encoding V-type ATPase subunit C codes for MAVECDPHSIFFGMMGVVCAMVFSNLGAAYGTARSGVGISSMGVMRPDLVMKSIIPVIMAGVLGIYGLIISIVITGNYGEPGEYSHFLGYSHLAAGLVVGLCSLAAGLAIGIVGDAGVRAHAQQTRLFVGMVLTLVFAETLALYGLIIGLVVAMKAPKGLCTSFLK; via the exons atggCAGTTGAGTGTGATCCTCATTCTATATTTTTCGGAATGATGGGCGTTGTATGCGCCATGGTTTTTTCAA ATTTGGGAGCTGCTTATGGTACTGCTAGGAGTGGCGTTGGTATAAGTAGCATGGGTGTGATGCGCCCTGATCTCGTCATGAAGTCTATCATTCCCGTTATTATGGCTGGTGTTCTCGGTATCTATGGCCTCATCATTTCAATCGTTATTACCGGAAACT ATGGTGAACCGGGCGAGTATTCACACTTCTTGGGATATTCACATTTAGCTGCTGGACTTGTTGTTGGTCTTTGTAGTCTT GCTGCGGGGTTGGCTATTGGTATAGTTGGAGACGCAGGAGTTCGTGCTCATGCACAGCAGACCAGGTTATTTGTCGGTATGGTTTTGACTCTTGTATTTGCTGAGACACTCGCACTCTACGGTCTAATTATTGGACTTGTTGTCGCTATGAAGGCCCCCAAAGGACTCTGTACTTCATTCctcaaataa
- the RBM25 gene encoding PWI domain protein, producing MMNYNIQQNQGVPPNLPFQPPLQQPFMPGNNNIAPNMIQQPNPFMMMNGIAPQLNAFNLSQPVPDNQNFEKKEQSSDNNSGSSNSNSNSQTHPVNTNTPTFHPPPIQPPFGFHGPLIPQPNIITAAPTVIPQPPMPNLMTNPNIITPPLMTTPMINPNMMNPQMINPGMLNGNATAKMPSGIQYPMKTLIDNLLNPVVVKVPERDDTPKLANVVYVGGLSVDTTNEFVINFLQKCGKTSHFKRHTDPSTGLLSTFAFCDFESPGGAYFAIECLADLDFGENKLKVSCNSRVKCQIDDWREGKIEEMCRNMPEKSKQEVVEEFEAYKVKLRNEFIELINMHFHPNTAEGETESATDAATPGLTESSASRERSEKPSKDKTEKVKEREETGLTKDYTIHKKEAERIFKLRQKKRNYDTKYKEQLSIWAQEEDKLFRKIKALFEVPPYKRDKLIEQDLAGKSKPNLKHRKQEIEDDLKDEKAEQDENKAKKISVKLVSSSSATSGKDVTNNVKNESNKRVKLDPKLTSSDSNSTHGSASESSTSVVKLFSEEAEEVKTALTEDQIWEMVPKTDVLDGDVEWNVLFSTNLSILIEPWIRRCILEYMGDEESLVNDVVEFIFSRLKERPKAKELLADVEQFLDEESVGFVTQLWRLLFFHQIRLKNL from the exons ATGATGAATTATAACATACAGCAGAACCAAGGGGTTCCTCCAAACTTACCT TTCCAGCCACCTCTTCAACAACCCTTTATGCCTGGAAATAACAATATCGCACCAAATATGATTCAGCAGCCAAACCCCTTCATGATGATGA atggGATCGCTCCTCAATTAAACgcttttaatttatcacagCCCGTTCCAGATAATCAaa ATTTTGAAAAGAAAGAACAAAGTTCTGATAATAATTCTGGATCCTCAAATTCAAATTCTAACTCTCAAACCCATCCTGTCAATACCAATACACCAACATTTCACCCACCTCCAATTCAAC CACCTTTTGGATTCCACGGACCTCTGATACCACAGCCGAATATAATAACAGCTGCACCCACTGTGATCCCGCAGCCTCCAATGCCAAACCTCATGACTAACCCGAATATTATTACACCTCCACTTATGACTACCCCAATGATTAACCCTAATATGATGAACCCACAAATGATTAATCCTGGAATGCTCAACGGCAATGCCACAGCTAAAATGCCCTCAGGAATCCAATATCCCATGAAAACGCTCATAGATAATCTACTCAACCCTGTCGTTGTTAAAGTGCCAGAACGGGACGATACTCCCAAGCTGGCAAATGTTGTATACGTCGGTGGATTATCTGTCGATACCACAAACGAATTTGTCATTAACTTCCTACAG AAATGCGGTAAAACAAGTCATTTTAAGAGGCATACTGACCCATCTACTGGGCTGCTTTCTACATTTGCTTTCTGTGATTTCGAGTCACCAGGAGGAGCCTATTTCGCCATAGAATGCCTAGCAGATTTGGATTTCGGtgaaaacaaattaaag GTGAGTTGTAATTCGAGAGTAAAGTGTCAAATTGATGATTGGAGAGAAGGAAAGATCGaagaaatgtgtagaaataTGCCAGAAAAGAGTAAGCAGGAGGTGGTGGAGGAGTTTGAAGCATATAAGGTAAAGCTGAGAAACGAGTTCATTGAGTTGATAAACATGCATTTTCACCCCAACACGGCTGAAGGAGAGACCGAATCTGCAACAGACGCAGCCACTCCAGGATTAACGGAGTCAAGCGCAAGCAGAGAAAGAAGCGAGAAACCGTCGAAGGATAAGACTGAGAAGGTGAAAGAGAGAGAGGAAACCGGTTTAACAAAGGATTACACCATACATAAAAAAGAGGCCGAAAGAATATTTAAGCTTAGACAGAAGAAAAGAAATTACGACACTAAGTATAAGGAGCAGTTGTCGATTTGGGCCCAGGAGGAGGACAAGTTATTTCGAAAAATCAAGGCTCTTTTCGAAGTCCCTCCATATAAGAGGGACAAACTCATAGAGCAGGACCTAGCAGGGAAAAGTAAGCCGAACTTAAAGCATAGAAAGCAAGAAATTGAAGATGACTTGAAGGATGAAAAGGCTGAACAGGACGAGAATAAAGCCAAAAAGATTTCAGTAAAGCTTGTTTCTTCCAGTTCCGCAACTTCCGGTAAAGATGTGACAAATAATGTTAAGAACGAGTCAAATAAGAGGGTAAAATTAGACCCTAAGTTAACTTCTTCAGATTCTAACTCAACTCACGGCTCAGCATCAGAATCCTCCACTTCAGTGGTCAAGTTATTTTCTGAGGAGGCTGAGGAGGTAAAGACTGCCCTGACTGAGGATCAGATTTGGGAAATGGTTCCAAAGACTGATGTCCTTGATGGTGACGTGGAGTGGAATGTACTGTTTTCCACTAACTTGAGTATTTTAATTGAGCCTTGGATTAGACGGTGCATTCTCGAGTACATGGGCGATGAGGAGAGTCTCGTGAATGACGTCGTGGAGTTTATCTTCTCCAGGCTCAAGGAACGCCCCAAGGCTAAGGAGCTTTTAGCCGACGTTGAACAGTTCCTTGATGAAGAAAGCGTTGGATTTGTGACTCAGCTTTGGAGACTACTCTTTTTTCACCAAATACGCCtcaaaaatttataa
- the PTRHD1 gene encoding Peptidyl-tRNA hydrolase PTH2 family protein, which produces MESEYVDLTQYVILREDLQTDGKPWPRGALIAQACHACISVNSLYNTDEGVIKYTSFENLPNLRTVVLSVENESSLLDYHRVLTSNLVKSHLFTEKPENIITCLATVPIDKRKVGSLLKKLKTFK; this is translated from the exons ATGGAATCTGAGTATGTTGACTTGACTCAGtatgtaattttaaggGAAGACTTACAAACTGACGGGAAACCTTGGCCTAGAGGCGCTCTTATCGCACAAGCTTGTCACGCTTG CATATCAGTCAATTCTCTGTATAATACTGATGAGGGTGTGATAAAATACACTAGTTTTGAGAATCTACCGAATCTAAGAACCGTTGTTTTATCTGTTGAAAACGAGTCTTCCTTGCTGGACTATCACAGGGTTCTCACCAGTAATCTGGTCAAGAGTCATTTATTCACTGAGAAGCCAGAGAATATCATCACTTGCCTTGCCACTGTCCCTATTGACAAGAGGAAAGTAGGGTCTCTCCTAAAGAAGCTTAAAACTTTTAAGTAA
- the HIST2H3D gene encoding histone H3.2, which yields MARTKQTARKSTGGKAPRKQLASKAARKTAPVTGGVKKPHRYRPGTVALREIRRYQKSTELLIRKLPFQRLVREVAQDFKTDLRFQSSAVLALQEAAEAYLVGLFEDTNLCAIHAKRVTIMPKDVHLARRLRGERA from the coding sequence ATGGCTAGGACTAAGCAGACAGCCCGTAAATCAACTGGTGGTAAAGCACCCAGAAAGCAACTCGCCTCTAAGGCCGCAAGAAAAACCGCTCCCGTCACCGGTGGTGTCAAGAAACCACATAGGTATCGTCCAGGTACCGTAGCTCTCAGGGAAATTAGGAGGTACCAAAAATCCACAGAGCTTTTGATCAGAAAATTGCCCTTCCAAAGGCTCGTCCGTGAAGTGGCTCAGGATTTCAAAACTGACTTGAGGTTCCAATCAAGCGCAGTTTTGGCACTTCAAGAAGCTGCTGAGGCTTACCTTGTTGGTCTCTTTGAGGACACCAACTTGTGTGCTATCCACGCCAAGAGGGTCACCATCATGCCAAAAGATGTACATTTGGCCAGGAGACTCAGAGGTGAGAGGGCATAA
- a CDS encoding histone H2A translates to MSAKGVAGGRKKAAKAVTKSAKAGLQFPVGRVGRYLKNGRYAKRVGAGAPVYLAAVLEYLVAEVLELAGNAARDNKKSRIVPRHLQLAVRNDEELSKFLGGTTIASGGVMPNVQAVLLPKKHKKDRD, encoded by the coding sequence ATGAGCGCGAAGGGCGTAGCTGGTGGCCGTAAGAAAGCGGCAAAGGCTGTTACAAAGTCTGCAAAAGCTGGCTTGCAATTCCCTGTAGGCCGTGTTGGTAGGTACCTTAAGAACGGCAGGTACGCAAAACGCGTTGGTGCTGGCGCACCCGTTTACTTAGCCGCCGTACTCGAGTACCTTGTTGCTGAAGTCTTGGAGTTGGCAGGAAATGCCGCTCGCGACAACAAGAAATCTAGGATTGTTCCACGTCACCTTCAGCTCGCTGTTAGGAACGACGAAGAACTCTCCAAATTCCTTGGTGGCACTACCATAGCCTCAGGCGGTGTCATGCCAAACGTTCAGGCTGTATTATTGCCTAAAAAACACAAAAAAGATAGGGATTAA